One Bacteroidota bacterium genomic window carries:
- a CDS encoding MBOAT family protein, with protein MNIYSVKFLIYILSFLLPYYYVNRKIQNLLLFSASLLFVGIISVKVLVISMVLVGINYLAGILINKNLAAPLRKTWLVRFGVFINIGVLVFFKYLGFLIDNLNQLLGLADLSVPSIEFIIPIGISYYTFQGIGYLLNVSRGVEKVETNIIHFSIFMLFFPKFIAGPIERSKVFLRQLKQKIEFSEYNLINGFQLIILGAFMKMVIGDRLAMMVNYLHSDMPHIHGGMYMLIFLLQPMHLYFDFSGYTRIALGIGKLFGISLTDNFNRPFFARSVGEFWKRWHISLSTWCNDYIFNHIIIKRLKWRKWASVYALMITFFVVGIWHGPNWTYIAVGLLQGIAINYEFFTKKWRLRTIGKLPLRLNRLISISLTYLFFCFTLIFFNSGTIRDALYFISHLFASLSPDGIGVFGLKNYLFVAFGILFFFLLEFRQEYWNESPYDIISRTPKLIRWGVYYLLTFLIMFYSGPESSFVYMQF; from the coding sequence ATGAATATTTACAGTGTAAAATTTCTGATTTACATTCTTAGTTTTTTACTCCCTTATTACTATGTAAACCGGAAAATTCAAAACCTGCTATTGTTTTCAGCCAGTTTGCTTTTTGTAGGCATCATTTCAGTTAAAGTATTGGTGATTTCTATGGTGCTGGTAGGAATCAATTATTTGGCAGGAATACTTATAAATAAAAACCTGGCGGCTCCCCTGCGAAAGACCTGGCTTGTCAGATTTGGCGTTTTTATCAATATTGGCGTATTGGTATTTTTTAAGTACCTCGGTTTTCTTATCGATAACCTTAATCAATTGCTCGGGTTAGCCGATTTGTCTGTACCCTCGATAGAATTTATTATTCCAATTGGAATTTCGTACTACACTTTTCAGGGTATCGGATACCTGCTCAATGTTTCGCGGGGAGTAGAAAAGGTTGAGACGAATATCATTCATTTCAGCATTTTTATGCTCTTTTTTCCTAAATTTATTGCCGGCCCCATCGAGCGATCGAAAGTGTTTCTGAGGCAACTAAAGCAAAAAATTGAGTTTAGCGAGTACAACCTGATTAACGGTTTTCAGCTGATTATTCTCGGCGCGTTTATGAAAATGGTGATAGGCGACAGGCTGGCAATGATGGTGAATTACCTGCATTCCGATATGCCACATATCCATGGAGGTATGTATATGCTCATTTTCCTGTTGCAACCTATGCATCTTTATTTCGATTTCTCGGGCTATACGCGTATTGCCTTGGGCATTGGAAAACTCTTTGGAATTTCACTCACAGACAACTTCAATCGGCCATTCTTTGCCAGAAGTGTGGGTGAATTCTGGAAACGTTGGCATATTTCATTGTCCACCTGGTGCAACGATTATATTTTCAATCACATCATTATAAAACGTCTTAAATGGCGCAAATGGGCTTCGGTGTATGCCCTTATGATAACTTTTTTTGTGGTTGGAATCTGGCATGGACCCAACTGGACTTATATTGCAGTAGGTTTGCTCCAGGGTATTGCCATTAATTACGAGTTTTTTACCAAGAAATGGAGGCTCCGAACAATAGGTAAACTCCCTCTTCGGCTTAATAGGTTGATAAGCATATCGTTAACCTATTTGTTCTTCTGTTTTACCCTGATATTCTTCAATTCCGGTACCATAAGAGATGCCTTATACTTCATCTCACATTTGTTTGCCAGCTTGTCGCCCGATGGCATTGGTGTTTTTGGTTTGAAAAATTATTTGTTTGTTGCCTTTGGCATTCTTTTCTTTTTCTTACTAGAGTTTCGTCAGGAATATTGGAACGAGTCGCCTTACGATATAATTTCCCGAACACCTAAGCTTATTCGTTGGGGAGTCTATTACCTGCTCACTTTTCTGATCATGTTTTATTCTGGCCCCGAATCGTCGTTTGTATACATGCAGTTTTAG
- a CDS encoding DUF4831 family protein: MSKIFIILIVAITFSCAPGYIVTTNLKNRAAFENNGQVYMLPKTQLAIQINFTKTDFTPGPYHMYAKKYLGIEGARAISASHYLIEDIQFFSSSLPDSDHQYSVRNVNYGSLSELLSPFVQKGLILQDSLPAEQRNFFGTPFEKESIDFTDLSVRPFYLTESDMKDKSRLALTEAATTNSKSGQGTVKSLEEKAVEAAQFIIKLRKRRFKLISGQYEVFPEGASLAVSAAELDKLEKEYLTLFIGKEETTSLTRTYRLIPSDEENFQRFVLTKFSPESGFHPVSGNMGDDLVVQLTGMETIQTLTQLQLPEGTVNTNLFFYRIPEMAQVKIFFGSHEIADAQLPVFQLGALIPYYVAPKK, from the coding sequence ATGAGTAAGATTTTCATTATCCTTATCGTTGCAATTACTTTTTCGTGCGCACCCGGATACATTGTTACTACTAACCTAAAGAACAGGGCTGCCTTTGAAAATAATGGCCAGGTATATATGCTCCCTAAAACGCAACTGGCCATACAAATTAATTTTACCAAAACCGATTTTACCCCTGGCCCTTATCACATGTATGCAAAGAAGTACCTTGGCATAGAAGGTGCAAGGGCGATTTCTGCCAGTCATTATCTAATTGAGGACATTCAGTTTTTCAGTAGCTCTTTGCCGGATTCAGATCATCAGTATTCGGTGCGCAATGTAAATTATGGTTCCCTGTCCGAGTTACTTTCTCCTTTCGTGCAAAAAGGACTTATTCTTCAGGATTCCCTACCGGCTGAGCAAAGGAATTTTTTTGGAACACCTTTCGAAAAAGAGAGTATTGATTTTACCGATTTAAGTGTGAGACCTTTTTACCTTACCGAATCGGATATGAAAGACAAATCGAGGCTGGCTTTAACAGAAGCTGCAACTACAAACTCAAAGTCAGGGCAGGGCACTGTCAAGTCACTTGAAGAAAAGGCCGTTGAGGCCGCTCAATTTATTATCAAACTAAGGAAGCGTCGTTTTAAACTTATCTCCGGTCAATACGAGGTATTTCCCGAAGGAGCATCGCTTGCAGTAAGCGCAGCCGAACTGGACAAGCTGGAAAAAGAATACCTGACTTTATTTATAGGCAAGGAAGAAACAACAAGCTTAACAAGGACTTATCGCCTGATACCTTCAGATGAAGAGAATTTTCAGCGTTTTGTGCTGACTAAGTTTTCCCCGGAATCGGGTTTTCATCCGGTTTCCGGCAACATGGGCGATGACCTGGTTGTTCAACTTACGGGTATGGAAACCATTCAAACACTCACACAGTTGCAGCTTCCAGAAGGTACAGTGAATACTAACCTCTTTTTTTATCGTATTCCGGAAATGGCGCAGGTTAAGATTTTTTTTGGCAGTCATGAAATTGCCGACGCCCAATTGCCGGTATTTCAGCTAGGTGCTTTAATACCGTATTATGTGGCGCCTAAAAAATAG
- a CDS encoding NAD(P)H-hydrate dehydratase: protein MGKVFTAEQIRAIDAYTIEHEPIQSVDLMERAATALADWICQHFEPHTAFVFFAGPGNNGGDAWALARILHKRHFHRLRFFLLQTSGELSPDSEINRRRLDAETNLKPHSIGSEAEFPEIAPTEWIIDALFGSGLKRPLEGVECQLVKYLNRTLKAGTIAIDIPSGLFCDSNHANISECIVHADYTLSFQFPKFSFFLSDHQSIVGHWEVLDIGLHARAIEETPTLYRFIAQPDMAPMLKKRSKFSHKGSYGHALIVAGSYGMMGAAVLSTRAAVSAGAGLVTAHIPRLGYEIIQTTVPEALTEIDESDLIFTSTGSLDRYTAIAIGPGINTKHNTTKALKVLLGQTKVPLVIDADGLNILADNRPWLEELPAGTILTPHPGEFDRLTQKHKSHYDRILSQQQFSEKYQVVIVLKGAHTSVSFSDRSLWFNTTGNAGMATGGSGDVLTGVICALLAQGYTNKEATLLGVYIHGMAGDLALMDKGFHALTASDIINKLGKAFKTIE, encoded by the coding sequence ATGGGCAAAGTCTTTACGGCTGAACAGATACGCGCCATCGATGCTTATACCATCGAACACGAGCCCATTCAATCAGTTGATCTTATGGAAAGAGCTGCAACTGCTCTGGCCGATTGGATTTGCCAGCACTTCGAACCCCACACAGCCTTTGTTTTTTTTGCAGGGCCGGGCAACAATGGGGGCGATGCCTGGGCACTTGCAAGAATTCTGCACAAAAGGCATTTTCATAGGCTGCGGTTTTTTTTGTTACAAACCTCCGGAGAGCTTTCGCCTGATTCGGAAATTAACCGCAGACGACTCGATGCCGAAACAAACCTGAAACCTCATAGCATAGGTTCAGAGGCTGAATTTCCTGAAATTGCCCCGACGGAATGGATAATTGATGCACTTTTTGGTTCGGGATTAAAGCGACCACTTGAGGGTGTGGAATGCCAACTTGTAAAATACCTTAACCGAACTTTAAAAGCTGGCACCATTGCTATCGACATACCCAGTGGTTTGTTTTGCGACAGCAACCATGCGAATATATCTGAATGTATAGTGCATGCCGATTATACCCTGAGCTTTCAATTCCCGAAATTCAGTTTCTTCCTGAGCGACCATCAATCAATTGTTGGTCATTGGGAGGTGCTTGATATTGGGCTGCATGCAAGAGCAATTGAAGAAACTCCAACCCTATACCGTTTTATTGCCCAGCCTGATATGGCTCCCATGTTGAAAAAGCGAAGTAAATTCTCACACAAGGGAAGTTATGGTCATGCACTCATTGTTGCAGGCAGTTATGGAATGATGGGGGCTGCTGTTTTGTCTACTCGCGCTGCCGTGTCGGCAGGGGCAGGGCTTGTTACAGCGCATATTCCCCGGTTAGGTTATGAAATCATTCAGACTACTGTGCCTGAAGCCCTTACCGAAATTGATGAGTCGGACCTGATATTTACCTCCACAGGAAGTCTCGACCGATATACTGCCATTGCAATAGGACCCGGCATCAATACCAAGCACAATACCACTAAAGCTTTGAAAGTTCTGCTGGGGCAAACGAAAGTGCCTCTTGTGATTGATGCCGATGGGCTGAATATACTCGCAGACAATAGACCTTGGCTGGAGGAGTTGCCTGCCGGCACAATTCTTACACCCCATCCGGGTGAGTTCGATCGACTAACCCAAAAGCATAAAAGTCATTATGATCGGATCCTAAGTCAACAGCAATTTTCAGAAAAGTATCAGGTAGTGATAGTGCTCAAAGGGGCGCATACTTCTGTATCGTTTAGCGATAGGAGTCTGTGGTTCAATACCACCGGAAATGCCGGAATGGCCACAGGAGGAAGTGGTGATGTACTAACGGGGGTAATTTGTGCGTTATTAGCCCAGGGATATACCAATAAGGAAGCCACTTTATTAGGGGTATATATCCATGGAATGGCTGGAGATCTGGCATTAATGGATAAGGGCTTCCATGCCCTTACAGCCAGCGATATTATTAATAAGCTTGGTAAAGCGTTTAAAACCATTGAATAA
- the lhgO gene encoding L-2-hydroxyglutarate oxidase → MTDVIIIGTGIVGLATGLQLLEKSPHLRVKFLEKEPGPAMHQTGHNSGVIHAGVYYKPGSLKATNCLEGYRKLIDFCTRANVPFELCGKLIVATEAQEVPRLESLFERAQQNGLVRVKKLSASEIKQYEPHASGLAALHVPYTGIINYGELARKYAAILQEKYAVSIHYSHEVTQIEKKHAGVEVITNQGAFEARFIINTAGLYSDQIALMTEDDLDVRIIPFRGEYVELNKEKQYLVRNLIYPVPNPDFPFLGVHFTRLIEGGIEAGPNAVWAFAREGYSFPDFNIKNIVGDLVWPGFRRVMKQYWKTGLGEYYRSFSHKALVRSMQKLVPSIQAGDFREGGAGVRAQACHKSGGLIDDFLIRENKWAINVLNAPSPAATASLAIGETIANLALKRSH, encoded by the coding sequence ATGACTGATGTGATAATCATCGGAACCGGAATTGTGGGTCTGGCAACTGGCTTGCAACTTCTGGAAAAGTCTCCACATCTGCGTGTGAAATTTCTCGAAAAAGAACCCGGGCCTGCTATGCACCAGACGGGCCATAACAGCGGGGTTATTCATGCAGGAGTATATTACAAACCAGGTAGCTTAAAAGCAACCAACTGCCTCGAAGGATACCGTAAGCTCATCGATTTCTGTACACGAGCGAATGTACCATTCGAATTATGCGGAAAACTAATTGTGGCCACAGAAGCCCAGGAGGTTCCAAGGCTTGAAAGCCTTTTTGAGCGCGCTCAACAGAACGGGCTTGTTCGTGTAAAAAAGCTTTCTGCCTCTGAAATTAAACAATACGAGCCTCATGCTTCAGGCTTGGCAGCCTTGCACGTACCCTACACAGGCATTATAAACTATGGCGAATTAGCCAGAAAATATGCTGCCATTCTGCAGGAAAAGTATGCTGTTTCTATTCATTACAGCCATGAAGTAACACAGATAGAAAAAAAACATGCAGGAGTTGAAGTGATTACTAATCAAGGGGCTTTCGAGGCACGCTTTATTATTAACACCGCAGGACTTTATAGCGACCAGATTGCACTCATGACTGAGGATGACCTCGATGTGCGTATCATTCCCTTCAGGGGAGAATATGTGGAGTTGAACAAGGAAAAACAATACCTGGTTCGCAACCTCATTTATCCTGTTCCAAATCCTGATTTTCCGTTTTTAGGTGTACACTTTACCAGGCTAATAGAAGGCGGTATTGAAGCAGGGCCAAATGCAGTTTGGGCTTTTGCGCGCGAAGGTTATTCTTTCCCCGATTTTAACATTAAGAATATTGTTGGGGATCTTGTCTGGCCTGGATTTCGCAGGGTGATGAAACAATATTGGAAAACTGGTTTGGGTGAGTATTACAGATCATTTTCGCACAAAGCACTTGTAAGGTCAATGCAAAAACTTGTTCCTTCAATACAGGCAGGAGATTTTAGGGAGGGGGGGGCAGGAGTTCGAGCCCAGGCCTGCCACAAAAGCGGAGGCTTAATAGACGATTTTTTAATTCGCGAAAACAAATGGGCCATCAACGTGCTGAATGCACCTTCGCCTGCAGCTACGGCCTCATTGGCTATTGGCGAAACAATAGCTAATCTGGCCCTTAAACGTTCTCATTAG
- a CDS encoding AMP-binding protein, whose product MNCVDFFFEQSKHLQKEFVVGREPIDYVTLYDRTLQLADYVRTRVGSGKHILLLSANNTFFVTAYLAILKSGNACVPLDPRIETENLLYIQEQTSPAMAFLTPDVEKRLNLSGIPVISPAGLAEVYEKKSEVLFEMEFDGHSVAEVIFTSGSTGTPKGVMLSHNNIIANTNSIVEYLHLTSHDRILVVMPFFYCYGLSLLHTHLRVGGSLVLNNSFIFLGAVINDLKNNACTGFAGVPSHFQILLRKSESFKTTSLPELKYVTQAGGKLSTVFIDEFRDAFPQVKFYVMYGQTEATARLSYLPPEEYPRRKGSLGKGIPGVELKVVDEQGNQVKTGDTGEIIARGGNVMIGYLHDEESTTQVIRDGWLHTGDLATIDEDGYIYHSARKKEIMKINGKRVSPKEIEEVILSLHEVVDCSIEAIEDDIQGEAIKAVVVVNNLGTTQINADKIKEHCGKKLALYKVPKLIELKERMELSSSGKKVKAKL is encoded by the coding sequence ATGAATTGTGTTGATTTTTTCTTTGAACAATCGAAGCACCTGCAAAAAGAATTTGTGGTAGGCAGAGAGCCAATCGATTATGTTACTCTCTACGACCGTACCCTGCAATTGGCAGACTATGTCCGTACCAGGGTTGGCAGTGGCAAGCATATTCTGCTGCTTTCAGCAAATAACACCTTTTTTGTAACGGCCTATCTGGCAATTCTGAAATCGGGAAATGCCTGTGTACCGCTTGATCCGCGTATTGAGACAGAGAATCTGCTTTATATTCAAGAGCAAACCAGCCCGGCGATGGCATTTTTAACACCCGATGTGGAAAAGCGACTTAACCTTTCTGGCATTCCTGTTATTTCTCCTGCCGGGCTTGCCGAAGTATATGAGAAAAAATCAGAGGTTCTGTTTGAAATGGAATTCGATGGCCACTCGGTAGCAGAAGTGATATTTACTTCAGGTTCTACAGGCACTCCCAAAGGAGTTATGCTTTCGCACAATAACATTATCGCCAATACCAACTCTATTGTCGAATACCTTCATCTTACCAGCCACGACCGCATTCTGGTGGTGATGCCCTTCTTCTATTGCTATGGATTGTCCTTGTTGCACACCCATCTCAGGGTAGGAGGCTCCCTAGTGCTCAACAATAGTTTTATCTTCCTGGGAGCAGTGATAAACGATTTAAAGAACAATGCCTGCACCGGGTTTGCAGGTGTGCCCAGTCATTTTCAAATTTTATTACGAAAATCGGAATCTTTTAAAACCACTTCTTTACCCGAATTAAAGTATGTAACCCAGGCAGGCGGAAAACTTTCAACCGTATTTATCGACGAATTTAGGGATGCATTTCCGCAAGTGAAGTTTTATGTCATGTATGGCCAGACCGAGGCAACCGCCAGGTTGTCCTATCTTCCACCCGAAGAATACCCCAGACGAAAAGGATCTCTTGGCAAAGGCATTCCCGGAGTAGAACTTAAAGTAGTTGACGAACAAGGAAACCAGGTGAAAACTGGTGATACTGGAGAAATTATTGCACGCGGCGGAAATGTAATGATCGGATACCTTCATGATGAAGAATCGACTACCCAGGTTATTCGCGATGGCTGGTTGCATACCGGAGACCTTGCTACCATCGATGAGGATGGATATATTTATCATTCAGCGCGCAAGAAAGAAATTATGAAAATAAACGGCAAGCGCGTAAGCCCGAAAGAAATTGAAGAGGTTATACTCAGTCTGCATGAAGTGGTCGATTGCAGCATCGAAGCTATCGAAGACGATATTCAGGGCGAAGCCATTAAAGCTGTGGTGGTAGTAAATAACCTTGGCACAACCCAAATAAATGCCGACAAAATTAAGGAACATTGCGGTAAAAAATTAGCTTTGTATAAAGTACCCAAACTGATTGAACTAAAAGAGCGTATGGAACTGAGCAGTTCTGGTAAAAAAGTTAAGGCTAAACTTTAA
- a CDS encoding MFS transporter: MLKGHPKGLLVAFFTNMGERFGFYTMMAILVMFLQARYGLDADSAGSIYSWFYFAIYALALIGGMLADWTKRYKTVILIGQVIMFSGYLIIAIPGLELWVSVAALLIIALGNGLFKGNLQAVVGQMYDDEKYKKSRDGAFMIFYMGINIGAFFAPFVAKGIKEFWLKHNGYFENANLPLLSHQFLNGTLKDTEQFQTLANAAIIPDGGKSAADLTAFANDYISVFSAGFNYAFAIAAGAMIVSLLVYVIFNKLLPSKHKIMKEEKKNNVATETKPALNLANNLKYILISLGLVIVVAILFHIADGYTTIKDIDYKMGLAVGLFVGFITLIFQISTKEEKPRVKALFLVFIVVIFFWMSFHQNGLTLTFFARDYTAQYVGPFTNLFFNIWSILAVIGAIASSAMIFFGKKGSNKLIGAVGFVAFGVLCYYFARNNDTLNLISPEVFQSFNPLFIVALTPVVMGIFAWLGKRGQEPSSPRKIGIGMIIAALGFVLVLISSLGLVSPKEMAGVAVEEINRVSPYWLMSSYLILTIAELFLSPIGLSFVAKVAPARFQGLMQGGWLLATAIGNKFLFVGSLLWGMVDLYILWGIFIICCILAAIFIFSIMKRLENATK, from the coding sequence ATGTTAAAAGGTCACCCGAAGGGGCTACTAGTTGCGTTTTTCACCAACATGGGAGAGCGCTTTGGATTTTACACGATGATGGCTATTCTGGTTATGTTTCTGCAAGCCAGGTATGGCCTTGATGCCGATTCGGCTGGCAGCATCTATTCGTGGTTCTATTTTGCCATTTATGCCCTGGCTTTAATTGGGGGTATGCTTGCCGACTGGACAAAACGGTATAAGACGGTGATTCTCATCGGTCAGGTAATTATGTTCTCTGGTTACCTCATCATTGCAATACCAGGCCTGGAACTATGGGTTTCTGTGGCTGCCCTGCTCATTATTGCACTGGGCAACGGATTGTTCAAAGGAAACCTGCAGGCAGTTGTCGGACAGATGTACGACGACGAAAAGTACAAGAAATCCCGCGATGGTGCCTTCATGATTTTTTATATGGGTATCAACATTGGGGCCTTCTTTGCTCCCTTTGTGGCAAAAGGAATAAAAGAATTCTGGCTTAAACACAATGGCTATTTCGAAAATGCCAACCTGCCTTTGCTGAGCCACCAGTTTTTAAATGGCACTTTAAAAGATACCGAGCAATTCCAAACCCTTGCCAATGCAGCCATCATTCCCGATGGAGGAAAATCGGCTGCAGACCTTACCGCTTTTGCGAATGACTACATCAGTGTATTTTCGGCAGGTTTTAACTATGCCTTTGCCATAGCTGCCGGTGCCATGATTGTATCCTTGTTGGTGTATGTTATCTTCAACAAACTTCTTCCTTCGAAACATAAAATAATGAAAGAAGAGAAAAAGAATAATGTCGCTACCGAAACCAAGCCTGCACTCAACCTGGCCAATAACCTCAAATACATTCTGATTTCTCTGGGTTTGGTAATAGTGGTGGCAATTTTATTTCATATTGCCGATGGCTATACCACCATCAAAGACATTGATTATAAAATGGGTCTGGCAGTAGGTTTATTTGTTGGATTTATTACCCTGATTTTCCAGATATCGACGAAAGAAGAAAAGCCAAGAGTAAAGGCTCTCTTCCTGGTGTTTATTGTTGTTATTTTCTTTTGGATGTCTTTCCACCAGAATGGACTAACCCTTACCTTCTTTGCAAGAGACTATACAGCACAATACGTTGGTCCGTTTACCAACCTCTTTTTTAACATTTGGTCTATTCTGGCCGTAATTGGTGCAATTGCATCCAGCGCCATGATTTTCTTTGGAAAAAAAGGATCAAACAAGTTAATTGGAGCTGTGGGTTTTGTGGCATTTGGAGTACTATGTTATTATTTCGCACGTAATAACGACACCCTCAACCTGATTTCACCTGAAGTATTTCAGTCATTTAATCCCTTGTTCATTGTAGCCTTAACTCCCGTAGTGATGGGTATTTTTGCCTGGTTGGGCAAGCGTGGCCAGGAGCCTTCGTCTCCGCGTAAAATTGGTATCGGAATGATTATAGCTGCCCTTGGGTTTGTATTGGTATTAATCTCTTCGCTTGGCTTGGTTTCTCCCAAAGAAATGGCGGGCGTGGCAGTAGAAGAGATAAACAGAGTTTCGCCCTACTGGCTTATGAGTTCTTACCTCATTTTAACCATTGCCGAACTCTTTCTAAGTCCTATCGGTTTATCGTTTGTGGCCAAAGTTGCCCCAGCACGCTTCCAGGGTCTTATGCAAGGTGGCTGGTTGCTGGCAACTGCCATAGGTAACAAATTCCTTTTTGTAGGAAGCCTTTTGTGGGGTATGGTAGACCTTTATATACTTTGGGGAATATTTATTATCTGCTGCATTCTCGCTGCCATATTCATCTTCTCGATTATGAAAAGGCTCGAAAATGCTACCAAATAG
- a CDS encoding DUF255 domain-containing protein, with translation MKILLITIAFVAFNLTSNAQGVKWVGMEEAIALNQTSPKKIMVDVYTDWCGWCKVMDKNTFMQPLVSEHLNNNFYPVKFNAEQKEDIVIQGSTFKYVSNGSRGSHQLAAALGATGYPYVVFLDEKLNIITSLPGYTKAQQFDKVIHFISGEHYKTQTFEDWSANYVSPVPAE, from the coding sequence CTTACTGATAACCATTGCCTTCGTGGCGTTTAATTTAACTTCCAATGCTCAGGGCGTAAAATGGGTTGGAATGGAAGAAGCCATTGCACTCAACCAAACTAGTCCGAAGAAGATTATGGTAGATGTATATACCGATTGGTGCGGATGGTGCAAGGTAATGGACAAGAACACGTTTATGCAGCCTTTAGTGTCTGAGCACCTCAACAATAATTTTTATCCGGTTAAATTCAATGCCGAACAAAAAGAAGATATTGTCATTCAGGGATCAACCTTTAAGTATGTAAGCAATGGTTCTCGTGGCTCTCACCAGCTAGCTGCTGCCCTGGGTGCTACAGGCTATCCTTATGTGGTTTTTCTGGACGAAAAGCTGAATATCATTACCTCCCTGCCTGGTTATACAAAAGCACAGCAATTCGACAAAGTCATTCATTTTATCTCTGGGGAACATTATAAAACCCAAACGTTTGAAGATTGGTCTGCCAACTATGTGTCTCCTGTACCAGCAGAATAA